CTACCCCATTCAGCCATAATCGGGAAAGAAACCTTATGGACTCCGTACAACTCACGCGCGAATCTGTATCCTTCAACTCAACCAGCTATTTGAGCAACGTAGATTGCTCAAATGCCATGGCAGAAAGTATGCGCAAAGCTGGCCTCGCGGTCGAACGCATCCCCTACACAGACCCCAGCGGCGTTCCCAAACTGAACCTCGTCGGAAAAAAAGGAAATGGCACCGGTGGCCTCGCCCTGATGGGACACAACGACGTCGTACCCGCCGAAGGGTGGGCCTGGGACCCCTTTGAAGTCGTCGAAAAGGGCTCCCGCATTTACGGACGCGGCGTAGCCGACATGAAAGGTTCGGTCGCCTGCATGATCGCCACGGCAAGCCGTTTCTCCATCAACGAACTCAAACACCCCATCTACGTGGTTGTCACCGGAGATGAAGAAATCAACTGCGGAGGCGCCGATGTCGTCGCCCAAAAATCCGAGGTATTAAAAGAATCCGATGTGCGCTACGGCATTATTGGCGAACCGACCCTGCTCGACGTGGTACACGCCCATAAAGGCTCGGTCAAAATCAGCGTCACAGCCACGGGAAAAGCCACGCACAGCAGCACGGGAACAGGCATCAACGCCAATCACAAACTCATCCCCTTCCTCAACGACATGCTCGCCATAGACCGCGAACTCCAAACCGACGAAAAATACCTTAACCACGCCTTCACACCCCCACACGCCACCCTCAACACCGTCATACACGGGGGGGAACAAGCATCGAACATCACCACGCCAGAAAGCGGGGCAACCCTCAACATGCGCCCCATGCCGGGACAGGATTTCGCGCCCTTGCTCGACAGAATCAGAACACTGGCCGAAGAACGCGAAGTCCACGTCGATATCTACGACGGCCTCGCTCCACTCCACACCCCGGTGGAATCTCGCATCGTGCAAGAAGCCCTCTCCGTCACAAATAAGAACGAACCCAAAACCGTAGCTTATGGCACCGATGGCATGATCTTTGGCAAGACCATGGAACTCGTCGTACTCGGCCCCGGCAATATTCAACAGGCACACACCATTGATGAATGGATCGAAATCGAACAACTCCATCAAGCTGTGGATACCTTCTCAGAAATGGTGCGGCGGTTTTGTAGTTAGCGATCGGCGTTCAGCAGTCGGCCATCAGCAGTCAGCTATCCAGTACCAAAACGCAAATCTGGATTCATAAAGAAACAGCGATTATGACTCTATACCATATTAGAAAACAAGTAATCTCTCATGAAAATTCTAACGACATCCTGCGAGATCAATAGGGAAATAACTCGACTTCTTGCAGAATGTTCCTCCTGCCAAATTGCCGTTGCCTGGGCCACGATTGGATTCAAGGTCTTCGATCTATTAAAAACACACAAAGCAAAGATCGAAAGAATGATCGTGGGTACGCATTTTTATCAAACTCATCCAGATTTTATCGAATCATTTATCACGCACAAGAATGTCCATTTCATCAAAGCCACGGATGAGGTCTTTCACCCAAAGGTGTACTACTTCCAAATGAGTTCCAACCGCTGGGAATGTATCATCGGCAGTGCCAACCTTACCCGCGGCGGATTTGAAAGGAACGATGAAGTAGCTATCCTGGTTACAGATGAGGACCGTGATAGCTCTGATACCCAGGCGGAATTGTTCGATGCTTTGGATAAATATTGGAGAAAAACACCTATACTTGACAAAAGCGACTTAGAAGCCTACAGACAAGCGTGGAAGCGGAAACGGCCGATAGTGCAGAAACTCGAGGGAAAATTTGGTCTTGAAAACACTGATCAGGGTGACGGAGGAAAATCCCCTTTAGAAATACCAGTCCTGAGCAAGACATGGCGGGAATACTTCAATTGTATCAAGGTGGAAAATAAGTATTTTAAAAAAGAAAAAATCTGCCTGGAAACACGCTTGAAAGTCATTCAGAGCGCGAGAAATCTATTCGATAACCACGTCCACTTCTGCGATATGAACGACATTAATCGACGAAAGATAGCCGGTTTAATTGACGGGAGCGATGATGGTGTGAACTACCTATTGTTCGGGAGTATGAGAGGAGCAGGGAAGTTTCAAAATGTAATCAACAACAATGATAAACATTTATCACAAGCACTTGATTTAATACCAGCGTCAGGCTACATTTCAAAAAATATGTATCTCAAATACATTGATGAGTACCTCAAAGCATTCCCAGAAGGAAGGCATGGGATTGCTACCGCAACCCGCTTGCTGACCCTGAAGCGACCTGACATCTTCGTGTGTTTGACCAAAAACAACCAAGAGCGATTGTGCCAAGATTTTTCTATAAAAAAAAGCGTCACTTATGAGGCATATTGGGATTCGATTATAGAACGAATTAAGGAATCAACGTGGGGGAATGCTCCGTGTCCCAAATCCAAAATTGAGTTACAGGTCTGGCGGGCACGGGCAGCATTTTTGGATTCGATTTATTACGTAAAGTGATGCGTGACTTCTAATCCACACACTACAATAAAAAGGGAATTATATACAAAGTGTCCGAGGAATTTCAAAAAAGTACTGGCCGTCATAAACCCATTCTAATACATTTAGAAAATTCTATATTCCAGTAACCAATCATCCTAATTTAAAAAAGTCAAAACGATTCCAATGACAGACGCAATAGCAGCAACAATCGCAGAAACAGACGTTATATCATCACGATATAACAACCACTTTTTTCGACCTTTCGGTGTCACTCGGATATTACGCAGAACTTGATCCAAATCGTTACTGCCAGTTAATCGGAAATCAACAAGACCTTTGTCCTTTAGTCCCCATAAATCCTTTGCCATTTTAAACTCATTTTTTGCACCTGTCTCTTCGCCAAGTTTTCTCACTATATCTGCCCCATAACAACCGTACCCACTATCTAATTCTTCTATCGCTGATAGTATAGATTTTTGCCTTTTTCTTTTTTCCCAATATTTTTTCATATAACACACTGTAAAATTTACTATAAACTATTGAAAATAATTGATTTTACACCAATTTTGACTGTTGCAACGCTTCTTTTAACACTAATCAATTAAAACTGTGAATTTTCCCTCTCTAAATAATCATGAAACCCTTGAAAATAATAATCTAAATTTACAAAACCTTCATAAAGACGGTCAGTAAGAAACAAAATTGGATTCCTACTTGCCCCAGCCTCCATTACAACAACCTCAACCTCCGCTTTATTTGGATAAGGAATATCTATTGAATACCAGGATAACTCTCTCTCGTTATTTTCTAAACTTTCCATATAATCTCTGGGTTTATCCCAAACAGCATCCGGCTTTAGCAAATCAATTTTCTCTCCTTCGCCATATTTTTTAGACAATATGCTTTCCAATTCATTAAACTTCCTTTTTAACTCGTCCCCATAAGAATTAGCCTCTATCACCCAAGAAAAACGAACTTTCATCAATCCCATTTCTGGTATCATTACAAAGTACACATAGTCTGCGCCTTGTGGCTTTTTGGGTTGCTCAACAAAAAAAAGATTAGATTCATCCTCATATTGTTTTATATGTCCAAAGTCTAATTTTTTTATTTTTTCCAGCGTCATTCCTTTTTTGAGTCCAAAAATTCCTTCGCCAAAGGACTCTGACGGAACACATATAGCAAGAAAACACAAAACAATAATCTGTCTCATGTAAAACTCCTTTCATTTGCTGGCACTATTGTATATCGAATGAATACCTCATAAATACAGTATAGTACCCATATTTAATTCCTTCAAGAAACCTCAATCTTTTCCTCGGCCCTTTTGTATATAATTCCTAATAAAAAAGCCCCGTGAACTCTCAATCACAGGGCTTTTTTGAGACCTTGAAATTGCCTTTTGGCCCCTACGGCAGCGGATTGATAACCACACGGCCTCCATCTACGACTTGAACAGTCAACTCATAGCCGTAGAGCAGGGACATGCCAATAAGTGGATCACTGTTTACTTCGTCCACAGCAATTCGTCGGGGCCTATCATCCCATGTAACGGTAGCTTCGTAGATATCGAAAAGACTATCACTACCGTCAGCCAGCATAGCCCGCCCCCGCCGACGCCAAACAAGACCCAGTTCCTGAATAAGCGATGCTGGAAGCGTCAAGAAGCCATTGAATCCCGTGTCGATAACTGCATCGATCTCCCTGCTTTGACCTTCAGATCCTTGCACGCTCAGAGATATAACAGCCTCGCGATATACAGTAACATGACCGGTTATCATGCCCCACTCGCCTCGTAACGAGGCCCAAAGTGGCGAGCATACCGGGATCCAATACGTCTTGTCCACATTTGTGCATCTAATCTGCGGGCAAGAAGCCGGTCGGATGCAGCCAGTTCATCTCGATCAACCTCATATTCTCCCGTCTCGATGTCGATAACCACAAATTTGCCTTCATCGGCAGGTTCAATATGAGGCCTTATGTCTCGGTCATAAATCTCATCGCCGCGTCGCGCGAATTCCTCTTTGCTGTACCGTGGTTTTGATATGGACATATAATTCCTCCTCCCCCATTACCCACCTGCAATCGACGTCACGAAATGAACCTCGCTATTGGGGGGTATTTGCGTCCGCAAACCCTCTTCGGTGACAACGCCATCAATCGCAACAGCCAGTCCAGGTGCAATCCGATAATCCTCGTACACCACCCGATCTTTAATACCGGGAAATTGTGCATCCAGATTTTCGATCACCTCTCGCAAGGTATTGCCACCAACAACCACCTTCTCCTGCCCATCGGTCAATTTGCGCATCAGCGAAGGAATCCACACTTCAGGCATAGTCAAACTCCTGTATCTCAGGCCCTCTCAGGCCGAGCCGTTTCCACCGTTTTTATCCCACCAGGCTTCCAACACGCGCGGAGGCGACATGGGCAACTCTGTCAGACGCAGGCCAATCGCATCGTAAATCGCATTGGCAACCGCTGCTGTGGGTGGCACAATCGGCACCTCTCCCACCCCGCGCACACCGTAAGGATGCCCCGGATTGGGAACCTCGACAATATGCGCATCAATCATCGGCAAATCCAAACACGTCGGCATGCGATAATCCAACAAGCTGCTATTCCGCAAAATGCCATCTTCGTCGTACACATACTCTTCATTGAGCGCCCAACCAATCGCCTGCGCCACGCCGCCCTGCATCTGCCCCTCCACATAAGGCGGATAAATCGCTTTCCCCGCATCCTGGAAAATCGACGCACGCAAAATATCTACTTTGCCCGTATCGGGATCAACCTCCACATCCACAATCGCCACCGCATAAGCACCTCCAACACCTGTGGGTTTTGCCGTGGCGCGCCCCATCACCGGCCCACCCGTTGAATCGAGCTTGGCCGCCAGATCTTTAAACGTAATCGACTTCGACGGATCGGACTTCGAGCGGAACACAGCCTGATCGAACTCGACATCATCCTCGGAAATCTCCCAAAGGATCGCCGCACGCGCCATCATCTGCTCTTTGATATCCTGCGCGCATTTATAAGCCGCCCAACCAGTAGCAAATGTCGTGCGCGAACCACCTGTCACACCCGTATAGCCAATCGAATCCGTATCGCCCACCTGTGGACGAATCTGTTGCTCTGAAATACCCAGCACTTCGGCCATCTGCATCGCAACCGACGTGCGCGTACCCCCAATATCTGTCGATCCCTCCACCAGATTGATCGTGCCATCGTCATTCACACTCGCAGCCGCACTCGAAACACCGCCCCCATTGCCCCAGAAACCAGACGCCACACCGCGACCGCGATATTTTCCATTGAGCACCGTTTGATAGTGGTTAGAAGAGACCGCAGCGCGAACACATTCCTCGTGCCCAATGCGCTTATTCACAGGGCCATCTGCGCGGCGCGTGCCTTCTTTTGCAGAATTGCTCAACCGAAATTCCAGCGGATCGGCCCCCAATTTCTCGGCGAGTTCATCCACCACCGTTTCAACGGCAAAAGCCGCATTCGTCGTGCCCGGCGCCCGATAAGCCGAAGAGGAAGGCTTGTTGTTCACCACATCATAACCATCCACCAGAACATGTGGAATCACATAAGGCGCCAGCATATTGCGCGCGCCCGCGCCCACGGGACTGCCAGAAAAAGCCCCAGCCTCATACACCAACTCACTCTCGGCAGCAACGAGCTTGCCATCATTGGTCGCCCCCATCTTAACCCGAATCCACGAACCCGACGTCGGGCCAGTCGCCTGCAAGACCTCAGTGCGGGTCATAATCATTTTCACCGGATGCCCGGTCTTTCTCGACAACAGCGCGGCAATCGGTTCCAAATACGCTTTGATCTTCCCGCCAAATCCCCCGCCAATCTCCAGGGGCACAACCTTAATTTGCGACACGGGAATGCCCAAAATTCTCGCAGTCTGATCCCGCACGCCAAACGCACCCTGATTGCTGCACCAGATCGTCACCACGCCATCGGCATTCCACAACACCGTGGCATTTTGCGGTTCAATATAGCCCTGATGCACCATATCCGTGAGAAACTCGCGCTCGACAATCACATCGGCTTCGGCAAATCCCTGTTCGATATCGCCCAATTCCGTGCGAAAATGCGACGCCACATTGCTGAAATTCTCGCTCCTCTCGCCCATCGAATTGGTTCTCTGATCTTCATGTACCAGAGGGGCATCATCCTTCATCGCCTCCCGCACATCCAGCACATGGGGCAACACCTCGTACTCTACTTCAATCAAATCCAGCGCTTCTTCGGCAATATGGACATTGGTCGCCGCCACCGCCGCCACGGGATACCCCTGATAGAGCACCTTCTCGCGTGCCAACACTGCCGCACACATATCTTTAACGCGCACCACCTCTTCGCCCAAATCGGCCAACTGCTCCTCGGCATTGAGCGCCAAATCCTGCCCTGTAACAACCGCGCGCACGCCTTCAAGCGCTTCGGCCTTGCTCGTATCAATCGACTTAATCCGAGCGTGTGCATGCGGGCTTCGCAAAACTCTGGCATGCAACATATCGGGCAAATTGAGGTCCGTACCGTAAATCGCCCTGCCCGTCACCTTATCTGCGCCATCGTGCCGCACGGGCCGCGTCCCCACGACCTTATAATCCGTAATACCCAAATAATCTTCCTGTGGAATCGCCATTTATTCCTCCTGTAATAGATATTGCAGTCCTGATCAATCGCACCAAAAATAATGCAGACCGCGCCCCCTGTCCAGTCTTTAATCACGCATCGCTGATCTTAATACCCGACAGGGTCTCAATAGTCTTTGTCACGGCTGAAAAATCGAGTGCACCAGCACCCAGGCTACTGGCGGCCGCATACATCTGATAAGCCACGGCTCCCAGGGGCACGGGCACATTCATTGCGCGTCCCATCTCCACGCCAATACCAATATCCTTCTTCATCAAATCGAGCATAAACCCCGGCGCGTAATCATCCTTGAACACAAAATCTGCAACACGCGCCTGAAAAGCCGATGAATTCCCCGAACTCACGCTAATCACCTGCCGCATCACCTCGGGATCAGCACCTGCTTTAACGCCCAATGTAAGCCCCTCTGCAATCGCCGCCATCGTAATACCGCCGAGCAACTGATTGACAATTTTAACCGTTTGCCCCACGCCGACATCCCCCACATGAAAAATATTCTCGCTATTGCCCATCGCGTCAAAAATCCCCTTACAGCGATCAAAATCGGCCTTTGCCCCACCCGCAATAATAGTCAGCGTACCGTTAATCGCCCCAATATCTCCGCCACTCACTGGCGCATCCATCACGCGAACCCCTTTTTGCGATGCCTCCTCTGCCACACCCTGAATCGTCAGCGGCGAAATCGTACTCATATCTACAATGAGATCTCCCTTTGACGCCCCGGTCAAAACCCCCTGATCGCCCAAAATGACCTCGCGCACCTCGGGATCAGCCGTCACAATCGTAATAATAATATCCGTTGCCTCGCCCACCGCCTGTGACGAAGGCACATAAGTCGCCCCCGCGCCCTCCATCTCGGCCACGACCTCATCTCGCCGCGCATAAAACGTCACATCAAAACCGGCCTTCAATAGATTGTGACACATAGGCTTACCCATAATTCCCAAACCGACAAACCCTATCTTGTCCATCTCATCACTCCTTCTCTGGTAAAACATCCATTTGTCTTTGACAACTGAAATACTTCAATATAATATAACCACAACCTACCCTATCATCCAATAAAGAGCCAACCATGAACACAAAAAAATCCTCCGACCCTTTACTCATCGGCATCGACGTTGGAACCACCAACATCAAAGCCTTGATCTTTGATCCTCGAGGTCGCGAAATCGCCCGCGCACAGGCCAAAACGCCCACGCATCATCCACAGCCAGAATGGGCGTATTACAAACCCGATGAACTCTGGAAAACCGTGAGCAACGTCCTGAAAGATACTGTTGCACAAATCGACAACCCCGCCAACATCGCGGGCATAGCCACCGCGAGCATTGGAGAAACAGGCGTCCCAATCGACAGGAGCGGAAATCCAACGGGCCATGCAATTGCGTGGTTTGACCAGCGCACCCGCCCACAATGCGAGCAATTGCGAAAAACCTTTGACCGCGACGAACTCTTCTCGCTTACAGGGCTTCCACTACAACCCATTTCCAGCCTGTGCAAAATCCTCTGGATACGCGAACATCAGCCCGAAGCCTTTGCGCGAACCGCCACCTGGCTCAACACAGCCGATTATATTGCCTTTCGATTATCGGACATACCCGCCACCGACTATTCCCTCGCCTCTCGCACCCTTGCCTTTGACCTCCACAGGCGACAATGGGCAAACGACATCCTCAGTGAAGTCCGTCTTTCGCCAAATCTCTTCGCACCGCTTTGCAATGCAGGAACAGACCTGGGCACCATTCTTCCCAACATCGCACGCGAAACCGGCCTGCCCCTGCACACGCGAATATGCGCTGGTGGACACGACCATATTTGTGGCGCACTTGCCGTTGGTGTTACAGAACCGGGAACAATGCTCAATTCTCTGGGCACCGCAGAAGCCATGTGCCTGCCCATTTCTCAGCCGCTTACAGACCCGCAAATAGGCCGTCAAAACTTCACCATAGGCGCGCATGTCGCACCCGACCAATATTACTTCCTCGGCGGATTGTTTACAAGCGGTGCGAGCATCGAGTGGTTCCGCAGTTTATTTGGCGAAGACGCAGATTATAACACCTTAATTTCCGAAGCGAGCAAATCGCCCCCCGGTAGCCTCGGCGTTGGCTTTCTCCCACAACTGCGCTTTACCAACCCGCCCCATGCAGAAGCCATAGCGCGCGGAACATTTATTGGCCTGACACCCGAC
This is a stretch of genomic DNA from Gemmatimonadota bacterium. It encodes these proteins:
- a CDS encoding NAD(P)-dependent oxidoreductase, which produces MDKIGFVGLGIMGKPMCHNLLKAGFDVTFYARRDEVVAEMEGAGATYVPSSQAVGEATDIIITIVTADPEVREVILGDQGVLTGASKGDLIVDMSTISPLTIQGVAEEASQKGVRVMDAPVSGGDIGAINGTLTIIAGGAKADFDRCKGIFDAMGNSENIFHVGDVGVGQTVKIVNQLLGGITMAAIAEGLTLGVKAGADPEVMRQVISVSSGNSSAFQARVADFVFKDDYAPGFMLDLMKKDIGIGVEMGRAMNVPVPLGAVAYQMYAAASSLGAGALDFSAVTKTIETLSGIKISDA
- a CDS encoding clan AA aspartic protease → MITGHVTVYREAVISLSVQGSEGQSREIDAVIDTGFNGFLTLPASLIQELGLVWRRRGRAMLADGSDSLFDIYEATVTWDDRPRRIAVDEVNSDPLIGMSLLYGYELTVQVVDGGRVVINPLP
- a CDS encoding M20/M25/M40 family metallo-hydrolase, with amino-acid sequence TPFSHNRERNLMDSVQLTRESVSFNSTSYLSNVDCSNAMAESMRKAGLAVERIPYTDPSGVPKLNLVGKKGNGTGGLALMGHNDVVPAEGWAWDPFEVVEKGSRIYGRGVADMKGSVACMIATASRFSINELKHPIYVVVTGDEEINCGGADVVAQKSEVLKESDVRYGIIGEPTLLDVVHAHKGSVKISVTATGKATHSSTGTGINANHKLIPFLNDMLAIDRELQTDEKYLNHAFTPPHATLNTVIHGGEQASNITTPESGATLNMRPMPGQDFAPLLDRIRTLAEEREVHVDIYDGLAPLHTPVESRIVQEALSVTNKNEPKTVAYGTDGMIFGKTMELVVLGPGNIQQAHTIDEWIEIEQLHQAVDTFSEMVRRFCS
- a CDS encoding MoaD/ThiS family protein, translated to MPEVWIPSLMRKLTDGQEKVVVGGNTLREVIENLDAQFPGIKDRVVYEDYRIAPGLAVAIDGVVTEEGLRTQIPPNSEVHFVTSIAGG
- a CDS encoding xanthine dehydrogenase family protein molybdopterin-binding subunit — encoded protein: MAIPQEDYLGITDYKVVGTRPVRHDGADKVTGRAIYGTDLNLPDMLHARVLRSPHAHARIKSIDTSKAEALEGVRAVVTGQDLALNAEEQLADLGEEVVRVKDMCAAVLAREKVLYQGYPVAAVAATNVHIAEEALDLIEVEYEVLPHVLDVREAMKDDAPLVHEDQRTNSMGERSENFSNVASHFRTELGDIEQGFAEADVIVEREFLTDMVHQGYIEPQNATVLWNADGVVTIWCSNQGAFGVRDQTARILGIPVSQIKVVPLEIGGGFGGKIKAYLEPIAALLSRKTGHPVKMIMTRTEVLQATGPTSGSWIRVKMGATNDGKLVAAESELVYEAGAFSGSPVGAGARNMLAPYVIPHVLVDGYDVVNNKPSSSAYRAPGTTNAAFAVETVVDELAEKLGADPLEFRLSNSAKEGTRRADGPVNKRIGHEECVRAAVSSNHYQTVLNGKYRGRGVASGFWGNGGGVSSAAASVNDDGTINLVEGSTDIGGTRTSVAMQMAEVLGISEQQIRPQVGDTDSIGYTGVTGGSRTTFATGWAAYKCAQDIKEQMMARAAILWEISEDDVEFDQAVFRSKSDPSKSITFKDLAAKLDSTGGPVMGRATAKPTGVGGAYAVAIVDVEVDPDTGKVDILRASIFQDAGKAIYPPYVEGQMQGGVAQAIGWALNEEYVYDEDGILRNSSLLDYRMPTCLDLPMIDAHIVEVPNPGHPYGVRGVGEVPIVPPTAAVANAIYDAIGLRLTELPMSPPRVLEAWWDKNGGNGSA
- a CDS encoding FGGY family carbohydrate kinase; this translates as MNTKKSSDPLLIGIDVGTTNIKALIFDPRGREIARAQAKTPTHHPQPEWAYYKPDELWKTVSNVLKDTVAQIDNPANIAGIATASIGETGVPIDRSGNPTGHAIAWFDQRTRPQCEQLRKTFDRDELFSLTGLPLQPISSLCKILWIREHQPEAFARTATWLNTADYIAFRLSDIPATDYSLASRTLAFDLHRRQWANDILSEVRLSPNLFAPLCNAGTDLGTILPNIARETGLPLHTRICAGGHDHICGALAVGVTEPGTMLNSLGTAEAMCLPISQPLTDPQIGRQNFTIGAHVAPDQYYFLGGLFTSGASIEWFRSLFGEDADYNTLISEASKSPPGSLGVGFLPQLRFTNPPHAEAIARGTFIGLTPDANRGTLFRAILEGLSLEMRHIIDESKSHPGVPETKNIVAIGGGIRNQLLMQIKATVLDQPIALAEMDEATALGAAVLAGLGTGVYADVADALHTLDTPMQTVHPIPEQVAHYNRIYNRVHKQIYPAVQDLHQQIDQIQMTTVR
- a CDS encoding phospholipase D-like domain-containing protein, with product MKILTTSCEINREITRLLAECSSCQIAVAWATIGFKVFDLLKTHKAKIERMIVGTHFYQTHPDFIESFITHKNVHFIKATDEVFHPKVYYFQMSSNRWECIIGSANLTRGGFERNDEVAILVTDEDRDSSDTQAELFDALDKYWRKTPILDKSDLEAYRQAWKRKRPIVQKLEGKFGLENTDQGDGGKSPLEIPVLSKTWREYFNCIKVENKYFKKEKICLETRLKVIQSARNLFDNHVHFCDMNDINRRKIAGLIDGSDDGVNYLLFGSMRGAGKFQNVINNNDKHLSQALDLIPASGYISKNMYLKYIDEYLKAFPEGRHGIATATRLLTLKRPDIFVCLTKNNQERLCQDFSIKKSVTYEAYWDSIIERIKESTWGNAPCPKSKIELQVWRARAAFLDSIYYVK